A window of the Hordeum vulgare subsp. vulgare chromosome 5H, MorexV3_pseudomolecules_assembly, whole genome shotgun sequence genome harbors these coding sequences:
- the LOC123399185 gene encoding indole-2-monooxygenase-like, whose protein sequence is MVSVQRMPGDMAQALIISAQVLLSLLLCFFVVGRYYLARRSANDCHDNGRRLPPSPPKLPLIGHLHLIGPDPHISLAELSRKHAGSDGLMLLRLGQVPNLVVSSPSAAEAVLRTHDHVFASRPPSIVADVLLSGPSDVALAPYGEYWRQARKLVTTHLLSTRKVRALQGGREEEVRLVVTKLRAAAAARSAVDMTELLGAFTNDVVCRAVSGKFFREEGRNELFRELIAGNVAVIGGFNLEDYFPSLSKIGLIRRVVLGKTNRLKKRWDELLDKIIDDHTTKSTSLEGLHHHQHDELEQHQQDQDRDLVDVLLSLQHEYNLTRDNVKVILLDMFSAGTDTSSIVLEFAMAELMRKPHLMAKLQADVRSKTPKTQQAVKEDDLGNMSYLKAVVKETLRLHPPAPLLVPHLSMAECDDVNGYLVPARTRAIINAWALCRDTELWGEKAEEFRPERFMDGAKATADFKGRDFQFLPFGAGRRMCPGMGFGLATVEVMLANLVYCFDWELPDGMKEEDVDMADVFGVTMRRKGKLVLVPRIPRDENI, encoded by the exons ATGGTTTCTGTTCAGAGGATGCCAGGCGATATGGCTCAAGCGCTCATCATCTCCGCTCAAGTTCTGCTCTCACTCTTGCTCTGCTTCTTCGTAGTAGGCCGCTACTACTTGGCAAGGCGATCAGCGAACGATTGCCACGACAATGGCCGCCGTCTCCCACCGTCGCCTCCGAAGCTCCCACTCATAGGCCACCTGCACCTCATCGGCCCCGACCCGCACATCTCCCTCGCCGAGCTCTCCCGGAAGCATGCCGGCAGCGACGGCCTCATGCTGCTCCGCCTCGGCCAGGTGCCCAACCTCGTCGTCTCATCCCCCAGCGCCGCCGAGGCCGTCCTGCGCACGCACGACCACGTCTTCGCCTCCCGCCCGCCGTCCATCGTCGCCGACGTCCTCCTCAGTGGCCCCTCCGACGTCGCCCTCGCTCCCTACGGCGAGTACTGGCGGCAGGCGCGCAAGCTCGTCACCACCCACCTGCTGAGCACCAGGAAGGTGCGCGCGCTCCAGGGCGGCCGCGAGGAGGAGGTGCGCCTCGTGGTCACCAAGCTCCGGGCGGCCGCGGCCGCGCGCTCTGCCGTCGACATGACTGAGCTGCTCGGCGCCTTCACCAACGACGTCGTGTGCCGCGCCGTGTCCGGGAAGTTCTTCAGGGAGGAAGGCAGGAACGAGCTGTTCCGGGAGCTCATCGCCGGGAACGTGGCCGTGATCGGGGGTTTCAATCTAGAGGACTACTTCCCGAGCTTGTCAAAGATCGGTCTTATCCGGCGAGTGGTGCTGGGCAAGACGAACAGGCTGAAGAAGAGGTGGGACGAGTTGCTCGACAAGATCATAGACGACCACACAACGAAATCAACATCGCTAGAAGGTTTACATCATCATCAACACGATGAGCTAGAGCAACACCAACAAGATCAAGACAGAGACTTGGTGGATGTTCTCCTCTCTCTTCAACATGAGTACAATCTCACTAGAGACAACGTCAAGGTCATCTTGCTG GACATGTTCTCTGCGGGCACAGACACGTCATCCATCGTCCTGGAGTTCGCCATGGCGGAGCTCATGCGGAAGCCACACCTTATGGCCAAACTCCAGGCCGACGTGAGGAGCAAGACACCCAAGACCCAGCAAGCAGTCAAGGAGGATGATTTGGGCAACATGTCCTACCTCAAGGCCGTGGTAAAGGAGACGCTCCGGCTTCACCCGCCGGCGCCGCTCCTCGTCCCGCACCTATCCATGGCCGAGTGTGATGACGTTAACGGCTACCTAGTCCCAGCCAGGACACGCGCCATCATCAACGCGTGGGCTCTCTGCAGAGACACCGAGTTGTGGGGGGAGAAGGCGGAAGAGTTCCGGCCGGAGAGGTTCATGGATGGGGCAAAAGCGACCGCCGACTTCAAAGGTAGGGATTTTCAGTTCTTACCGTTTGGAGCCGGGCGGAGGATGTGCCCCGGCATGGGCTTCGGGTTGGCCACGGTCGAGGTCATGCTCGCCAACCTTGTCTATTGCTTCGACTGGGAGCTTCCCGACGGGATGAAGGAGGAGGATGTTGACATGGCCGACGTGTTTGGAGTGACGATGCGTCGGAAGGGGAAGCTTGTTCTTGTCCCAAGAATACCGCGAGATGAAAACATATAG